In the Pan paniscus chromosome 19, NHGRI_mPanPan1-v2.0_pri, whole genome shotgun sequence genome, cCATTCAGCCCAGAGAGACAGCCCCACTTCAGAGGTCTCGAGACCCCACCCAGCCCGGCCCCCTGGCCTTCATCCCACCTGGGCCACCACCAGGGTGAGAGCAGCGAGGGAGGGTCAGGCGATGCCTCGGTCCcgttttccttccctctttctgtcAGAATCAAGACCGAGCATGCCGACGTCCCGGCCACGGCCCCGTACTCCTCAGTCGCTACACCACACCCCAATGCCTCTGAGAGTTTTCTTtcatagttttcatattttaatatctttgaaACTGGGCTGCGCCTGACAATTGCTAACACGTCAGAATTTAACCAATGgtggtttttatttctcaatgtaCTGTAAAATATAGCGCAGCTCACGATGGCTGGGGTCTCACATGGGAGGACCCTCGATGACACTCTCCTGGCCCAGGACCACCCTTCCAGAGCCCCTCAGGCTACATGGTCTTTAGGTATTTTCTCCCCTTCCCCTCAAAGTCTTCCACATCCCacgccaccccaccccacccagtgCTGGGACAACCTCCAGTTCCAGACACCCAGCATCAGGACAGGTGGACACAGATGTCTACATGATCTTCCTGAAACCCTATCCCCAAGTCACTTACCACCAGGGTGTCACCCAGGCCCTCTGCTGCCAGCAAGCCCACTGTCCAGTCCCAGCTTGTTTTATCAGGTGTCACCTGCTGCTCCACTCCTGCCCCAACAGCCTTTGCCACAGGACTACCTGCCACCAGCCACACAGAGCGCAGGCAACCTGCAAGTCTGTGCCTTCTGCAGGACCTGACTGCCTGCTTCCGTGGCTGTCCAGCCTACAGGGCCTGGCCTACTGGGCTGCAGGTATTCCCCTGCTCTGGGGCCCCGGGCAagctcctctgagcctcagcatCCTCATTCAAAGTGATGCAGCCCACAGGTAGGCTCGCCTGCTCCAATAGGGACGGAAGCACAGCGATGGAAAGCCGGCAGCTCAGTGAGGTCTCTGTGGCTCCTTATCCAATACGATGATGGACAGGACAAGCATGTGCCGTATGGTTCAACTGGATGCTGTTAAGAATGAaaggggctggggccaggcgtggtggctcacgcctgtaatcccagcacgttgggaggctgaggtgggcagatcacctaaggtcaggagttcgagaccagcctggccagcatggtgaaaccccgtctctactaaaaatacaaaaagtagccaggcgtggtggcagtcgcctgtaatcccagctactcaggaggctgtggcaggagaatcgcttgaacctgggaggcagaggttgcagtgagccgagatcacgccattgcactccagcttaggggacaagagtgagacttcgtctcaaaaaaagaaaaaagaaaggggctaGATGTGgtggtaatcctagcactttgggaggtcaggagttcaagactggcctgggcaacatagaaagagcCCCATCTCgaccaggtgcggtgactcacgcctgtaatcctggcactctgggaggctgaggtgggcagatcataggaggtcaggagtttgagaccagcctgggcaacatggcgaaaccccatcgctactaaaaaaaaaaaatacaaaaattaggccaggcgcagtggctcatgcctgtaatcccagcactttgggaggccaaggtggaaggatcatctgaggtcaggagttcgagaccagcctggccaacatacagtgaaatcccatctctactaaaaaaaaatacagaaattagctgggcgtggtggcacatgcctgtagtcccagctacttgggaagctaaagcaggagaatcgcttgaacccaggaagcagaggttacagtgagccgagattgtgccgctgcactccagcctgggcaacagagcaagactctgtctctcaaaaaaaaaaaaacaaaaaaattagccaggcatggtggtatgcacctgtaattccagcttctcaggaatctgaggcaggagaatcgctttatacccaggaggcgcaggttgcagtgagcagagaccctgtcactgcactccagcttgggaaacagagacagagcaagactctatctcaaaacaaacaacaaacaaacaaaaaagggccccatctctgctctctgccctcaaaaaaaaaaaaaaaaaaaaagaacgaaaggGATGCTGTTGATTATCAAGAATGAAACAACTCTTCTGGGTAAACTGGAATGTAGAGTCAGCCAACTCTTAGGGAGGTGGAGGCCCAGAAAAGCACTGGGGACTGAAAGAAGAGACTGCCACCAGCCACAGCAAACACTTGTTGGGCTAAGGGCAGGgcagccaccacgctgggccctTACACACACTGCCCACATCCCCACAGCTGGACCAGAAAGATACCCTGAGAACTTCCAGTTCAGCGCTGAAGGAGCCTGCCACCAAGCAGCGGTGCCCCACCCAGGGCCTCCGGGGCCACAGCAGTTGGGGCTCAGCCCGAATGCTGCAGctggcctgagcctcccaaagtctgcCTCCACTCTGCCTGCACCCTACAGCAGGTTTCTGGACTCCCTGAAAGACCCACTCCCTACTGATACCCATGTGGCTTTGCTCAGAGACTGGCCCTCCCTCCAGATAGGAAGGGGAGTCGCATTGGGTAGAACTATGTAGAACCTTCCTCCTCCAGGGGACCCAAGGGCTTTAAAGACTTcctggtggggaggggacagaaCCCCAGTCTCTGGCCTCCCAGTCTCAAATTCTTTCCCCCACACAGCCACATGCCTAAGAACAGGCCATGAAGTAACACTCCAGCAACGTGACAATAGTGAGGTTCCAGAGTTAGAATCAGTGACGCCATCGCTAGTCACCATGCTCCTCCGGAGTTTCTGAGATTCAAAGTTTCTAAGACTCCACTTTCTCTTCGTGTTCTGTGTCTTTTTCAGCCAACGAGGCTAGAAAACGATCTACTGCCCAAGCAGGCGCACGAGGATACGGCTGTCACAGCCGCCACACTGGCACCTCGTGGTCCCTTGAAGACTGCCCAGGGAAAGCCTCTAAGCGCTGCAccacctcctcaccctctcccctGGGTGGTGGCAGCAACAGCCTGAGCGTGTGCGCCCTCCTCCCCATCCTGATCCCACTCAAACCACAACCTCCCCTGACTCGCCCCAAATCCAGCCGTGTCCTTTAGGAAGAGTTGGCTCTTACTTCACGTCCCACTTCCCACCCTCTCTACACGTTCTCGCCACATCCCACCCAAAGTCCACTCACTGGTCCCTGTTTACACCTCAGGGCCTTTGGTCAAGCTGTCTTCTCTGCCCAAAACTATCCTACTCATCCTTGGGGATCCAGCTGAAAGACCACCTTCCTGCGACGGCTacccaggggcaggagggagagaagcacaGCCCGTGCCCCGTATGGCTCCCGCCCCCGCGGTCACAACCACCGCCCAGTGAGTGCCTAGAAGGCAGGCGGAGGCCCCGTTCTCCCCGTTAGGCCCAGCATCACCGCCCGGGGAGACGGGAAAGAGGGCAAGGCCGAAAAATGGACAGAAGAATGCGGACGGCCGGGCCCGCGGCGCTCCGAGAATCGGAGGCATCCTCAGGCACGGTCCCTCCAGGAGACCGGGAAAGCGGGGCTCTGTCAGCCCCAAAGCCCCGACGGCGGCAGAAGGCTGGCCCGCTGCGAGCGTCCGGCGGCGCTGGGTCCCCGGCACCTGCCCCGGCCTGGGCGGGAAAGGCGCTCAGTCCGAGCCGCGCCCTCCCCACGAGCGCTCCCAGGCGCCCCGCGGGCCGCGCCCTCCTGCAGGTGCCGGGCAGGGAACGCGGGCCCCTCCCTCGGACCCCGGCTGCCCGGCCACTCCCCCGCGCCCGGCCCCGCCCGGCCCTGCAGGGCACCCGCGGCCGCGCGGCGACACCAGGGCGGGGCCCAGCCGCGCCCGCCCCGCCCCGTCCCCGCCGCCCGGCGCCGCACCCGCCTCACCTCGCCCCGACCCGCCGCCACCGCCTCTTCCAGCTGGGAGGCCCCGCCGGAAGTGACGCCACCGCTGGCTGCACAGGCGCAGGCGCAGCGCGCTCTCACGTGACCGCCCGGCTGGCGGAGGGCGGGGGCGGCCGGCCGGGATTTCAGTGCGGGGTTGGGGCTCGTGGCGGAAGCTCCGGACCTCCCTGGCCTGAACGGTGAGCGCCGCCGGCCACTGGGAGCGGCCAGAGCCCAGTAATCAGGACACCACCACAGGCACCACGTGTGTAGACCCAGGCCCCCTCACCTGGGAGTCACGtttattgaaaaagtaaaaagtgtCACAGTAAAAAATTCACCTGGAGACAAAGCCAGGCCTAGGAGGGGTGGCGGGGTCGTGGAGGGACGGGTCCGGCCGCCCCTGGCCCACGGGTGGGGCACGTGCTGGCCCATGGGCGACGCGCGGCTTCTCCAGGGAGGCGGCCCTGGGCGCGGGGGCGGGCGGGCAGAGCTGGCTCAGTCCATCGTGGTCCCTTTGAAGAGCTCCACCAGCTCCTTGTAGTCCGGGTCGATGAGGTCGGAGGGCAGGTCGCCATCGTCGTTGGTTGCATCCCTGTCCGCTCCCAGGGAGATAAGGTACCTGGAGTGTAAAGGTCGCTCTGGCTGAAGCGGGGAGGAGCCAGGAGAGTGCTCGCCCCAACCCGGGTCAGAGGGCCAGAGTCCTGGGGTCACCTGTGTGTCCCCCACCTTGGGGTCCTAAGGTCCGGGTAGGGTGAGGAGGAAGAAACCTGACCCTTTGGAAGCTGTGGCCAGCTTTTCAAGTTGGTTCTATTGAGGACAAAGGCAGAAACAGGATTCCAGAAGCCTCTAGGGTTTGCagggttctttttttgtttttttgttttttgagacagaatttcgctcttatcacccaggctggagtgcaatggcatgatctcgactcacggcaacctccacttcccgggttcaagtgattctcctgcctcagccttgagtagctgggattacaggcgcgcgccaccacgcgtggctaattttgtatttttagtactgaGGGGGTTCttgtcacgaactcctgacctcaggtgatccgcccacctcggcctcccaaagtgctgggattacaggcgcaggcgtgagccaccgcccccagcctctAGGGTTCTTGCCGACACCACCCGGGCTACATTTTGGGGCCCCCATCCTGGGGACCCACTGAGGCCCGGAGGGGTCGGGTTCAAGCCTGTGTAGACCCAGGCCCCCTCACCTGGCTATGTCAGGGTACCCATCGCTGCAGGCAATGTGCAGGGGTGTCCAGCCCGCCTCATCTCGCTGGTGAATGTCAGCCCCGTATTTGACCAGCAGCTTCACGCATTCCAGGTTTCCAGAGAGCACGGCTTCATGCAAGGCGGCCAGGCCTGGGCAGGGAGGACGGGAGGGGTCAAGACTGAGCCCCAGGTCGGGTCCTCCTTGCTggcctcccccaccaccccacagGCCCTGGCCAGCTCTTCCAGGCCTTGCTCACCTGAGGGGTGGATGGTGGCCAGGGAGACTTTCCGAGTCCGGATGAAGCGCCCCACCTGCTCCAGGTCACCCTGCCGGATGTGGTCCAAGAACAGGACATCATTAGGGAAACGCACGCTGCGATCAGCCAGCatccgccgccgccgctgccgtgGGCTGTAGCGGGCATAGCGGGCAGTTCTGCTAGGCATCTTGGGCGCTGTGGGGCAGGTTGCCCCTGCGGACGCTACTGCACTGGGGTTAATAATGTATCCGGTCCCGACCAGATCAGCTTGAGGGCTCCTGTCGGACGAGCCCCGGCCTCTGACTTGCTTATATAGGGCTCAGGGGCTATATAAAGCTGCACGGTCATCCTCCCCGGCGCGAGGGGCTGAAACTGAGCTGCACCCCCGCCCCGCGCCCCAGATCATGTTTAGTGACTCATCTTTCAGCCCATctgtcaccgtgcccggccaaagggGTTAGATCATTCCTGCCTGTCGCTCCCTGCCCCACAGCTGGACCTAGAAGGTGCCTTACCGAGGGCAGGAGGAGGCACCGGTGCAGAACCCATGAGATAGCTAGGAACGCGAGATCAAGGGCACAGTAGGTACCAAGGTCATTGGAAGGGCTTTTGCTCTCTACCTCCTGGAAAGTGAGGGGCGGCCACCCCCTCCACATCTGCAGAAGCACAGGTCCACCGTGCTGTGGGGAAACAGGCCTGAGCCCCTCCATCTCCCTACCTGTCAGTTTTCACCTTCCAGCGTGGCTTGCCTCACTCTCAATGGTTTTCCCAAAACTACTCTGatggcctaggcaggcggatcatgaggtcaggagatcaagaccatcctggctaacacggtgaaaccccgtctctactaaatatacaaaaaattagccgggcgtggtggtgggcgcctatagtcccagctactcgggaggctggggcaggagaatggcgtgaacccgggaggcggaggttgcagtgagccgagatcgtgccactgcactccagcctgggcgacagagcgagactctgtcacaaaaaaaaaaaaaaaaaaatgactctgATGGTGCTGCCTCCTGCTCAGAAACCCCGCAGGCATCCTTGGCTGGGATCTCAGTGCCTCAGGCTCCTGCTCAGTCAGTCCTGCGACTTTTCCTCCACGTGCCTGGCTCCCCTGCCTCACACACCTGCAGGGGACAGGGTATTCCCTACACACTCATGGGTTCACCTGCATAGTGTCTCTGCATTCCAGGTTTGACACACATACTCACACTTAAGGTGGTGTCCAGTTTGCTCTCCATGTTCAGGGACCATCACACCCTGGGTGGTGTGCTCTCTCTGCCCCGGCCCCCGTGATCTTACCTCTAGAAGCACAGCCAagggaatttttttgtttgtttgtttgaatcagagtctcactctgtcgcccaagctggactACATTGGTGcaacctcggttcactgcaacctctgcgtcccgggttcaagcgattcttttgcctcaccttctcaagtagctgggactacaggggcatgcaccaccacgtctggctaatttttgtatttttagtagagacggggtttcaccatattggccaggctggtctcaaactcctggccttgtgatccgcctgcctcggcctcccaaagtgctgggattacagacgtgagccactgcgcccagccaagggaatttttaaaactcGTGTTCCAACAGGCTCTTCATTGCTGGCTGCCTTTACTTTTGCAACAGCCCCAGTGGAGGTCCAAAGTAGGGCTTGGACTACAGGACATGAGCAAGTGGATGGGACgggacacagacacagagttGACCAGGGAGGTCTTTGTTGTCAGGGACAGCCATCGATTGTGCTGGGAGCACTGCAGCACTTGAAGCTGGATGGATGAGTCTGCTGGGGCTGTCTTCACAgtggctcaaccctgtaatcccagcactttgggaggctgaggcgggtggatcacctgaggtcaggtgttcgagaccagtctgaccaacaaggtgaaaccccttctctactaaaaaatacaaaaattaggccgggcacggtggctcacgcctgtaatcccagcactttgagaagccgaggcgggtggatcacctgaggtcaggtgttcgagaccagcctgaccaacaaggtgaaaccccttctctactaaaaaatacaaaaattaggctgggcacggtggctcacgcctgtaatcccagcactttgagaagccgaggcgggtggatcacgaggtcaggagattgagaccatcctggctaacacagtgaaaccccatctctactaaaaatacaaaaaaagaaaaaaaattagccgggcgtggtggtgggcgcctgtagtcccagctactcaggaggctgaagcaggagaatggcgtgaacccgggaggtggagcttgcagtgagccgagatcgtgccgctgcactccagcctgggtgacagagcaggactccatctcaaaaaaaaaaggccaagcgcggtggcttacgcctgtaatcccagcactttgggaggccaaggcaggtggatcatgaggtcaggagatcaagaccatctggctaacacggtgaaaccccatctctactaaaaaatacaaaaaaatttctgggcatggtggcaggcgcctgtagtcccagctacttgggaggctgaggcaggagaatggcgtgaacctgggaggcagagcttgcagtgagccaagatcgcgccactgcactccagcctgggcgacagagcgagactctgtctcgggaaaaaaaatatataaaaattagctgggtgtggtggcaggcgcctctagtcccagctactcgggaggctgaggcaggagaattgcttgaacccaggaggtggaggttgcagtgaactgacatcacaccactgcactacagcctgggcgatggagcaagactccgtctcaaaaaaaaaaaatgacggTCCGTCCCAgagctctggaggctgaaatcTGGGATCTGGGTTTCAGCAGGGCAGGTTCCTCCTGAGGCTCTGAGGAGCGTCTGTCGCAAGCCTCTCCCCAGCTTCTGGTGCCGCCAGCAATCCTGGTGTCCTTGGCCCTAGCAGCATCGCCACGGTCTCGGCCTTCATCTCCATGGTGTTCTCCCAGCCTTTGTCACTGTTCACATCACCCCCTTGtgtaaggacaccagttataGTTGGGTATTGCCTCATCTTAACCAGTGACATCTGCAAGCATCCTGTTTCCAAACAacggtcacattctgaggtcttgAGGGCTAGGACTTCAACGTTAATTAAGGAGACACATGAGTCAACCCATAATGCTGGTAAAACCCTGCAGGTGGTCACTAAAGGCCTGAATGAGGACAGAACCAAGACTGGACAGCAGCTCTTTGCAGGGGCAGAGGAGAGCTGGGCCACCAACAGCCTCGCATCATTAGGCTGATCTGCATCCAACGAAATCAAATCAGCAAACATATTAGACACCTCTAGGTGCAAAGCCTTGGCCAAATGCTAtgggagggctgggcacagtggctcatgcctgtaatcccagcactttgggaagccaaggctggagggTCAGTTGAAGCGAGGGGTttaagcagcctgggcaacatagtgagactcctttgctttaaaaaaatttaaaactggccgggtgcagtggctcacacctgtaatcccagcactttgggaggccgaggagggtggatcacatgaggccaggagttcgagatcagtctgggcaacagggagaaaccccctgtctctgctaaaaatacaaaaattagctgggcgtggcggcgtgcgcctgtaatcccagctactcaggaggctgaggcagtagaatctcttgaacccgggaggcggaggttgcagtgagccgagatcacgcgactgcactccagcctgggcaacagagcaagactccatcttaaaaataataataataaaaaaatttttttaataaaataaaaaagagtaaaaggaaaAATGCTGCTGGAGAAGCGGCGCTGACGGAGGGTCCCTGCCTGGAGAAATTTCCTGGACCTGCGCTGGTAGCCAGGTGcaccccctgccccctcccctgccccctggGCCCCTCGCCTCGGGTACACCACCTCTCCAGTCACACACTGGAGTGGCCCTGGAGCCTCTAGCCAGGCCCGGGCCTGCAGACACCCTGAGGGGGGTTGGCTCCCAGTGTGGCTGCATTTCTAGGGACTCAGGGAAAGGTATGGACAGTTGGAATTCCAGGTCACTTGGGAGGAGCCAGGCCATTTTTTCTGGCTTGTTTACGTGAAGCCTGGAGACGAAACGTTGTACACTGGAGACAGGCTCTCCTCTGATGTGAAGATTGCCTTTTCTCATGTTGTGGAAAGTTCTGTCTGCCCTCCCCCCTCAGAGGATCAGATGAAAGCACGCTGGATGAAgctgccaccaacagtgtgacAAGAAGGAACGCCCTTTCCAGGAGTGACCGGGCCTCAGGCTAGAGACGCGGTGGGGGCAAGACCACCCGGTGAGCCTGTTTGGCGACCCCAAGCAAGCCCCTGTGTCCCTCCTGCTGGAGGTGAGCTGGGAGCGTGCAGAGCGTTTGGCTTTGGGGTTTCTATCTGGATCACCCGAGGGACTGGTGCCTGAAGCCTCGCCAGTCACAACAGATTTCCTTGAAAGGTATTTATGTGCCTTCTATTCTAATAAGGATGTGGGAACCGTGTGTTCTACGCCATGATGGACACTCCCTGGAGCTCCTCACCCTTGAAACGTTCCATCAGAAGCCGGCCGTCAGCAGTCGTGCCTGCTCCGCCGTGGGCGAAGCGTGCTGTTCATGCAGCGTGACGTCAGAGCCAAACCTGTCTTCATGGAGTTTTGTCCCTGATTCTTCTTGGTCCATATGAACTTGCAAATTGACCTAGTTTGCATGACTTTAAGTTTCTGCCTTCTGGAGGACGAACTAGAACATCTAATGCACAAGGTTTACCATctcacttttttaatttttttttgagatggagtctcgctccgtcgcccaggctggagtgcagtggcgcgatctgggctcacagcaagcttcgcctcccgggttcacgccattctcccgcctcagcctccggagtagctgggactacaggcgcccgccaccacgcccagctaattttttgtatttttagtagagacggggtttcactgtgttagccaggatggtctctatctcctgaccccgtgatccgcccgcgtcggcctcccaaagtgctgggattacaggcgtgagccaccgcgcccggcctaccatCCAACTTTTAAAAGTCCAGTGAGGCCTGGCTGGGCTCagaagctcacacctgtaatcccagcactttgggaggctaaggtggaaggatcacttgaagccaggagttgaagaccagcctgggcaacatagggagacccccttcccttcaaaaaatttaaaaattagccaggcatggtactgggtgcctatggtcccagctacttagaatgCTGAGGTGcaaaagattgcttgagcccaggagtttgaggctgcagtgagctacagtcacacca is a window encoding:
- the PPP1R27 gene encoding protein phosphatase 1 regulatory subunit 27, with amino-acid sequence MPSRTARYARYSPRQRRRRMLADRSVRFPNDVLFLDHIRQGDLEQVGRFIRTRKVSLATIHPSGLAALHEAVLSGNLECVKLLVKYGADIHQRDEAGWTPLHIACSDGYPDIARYLISLGADRDATNDDGDLPSDLIDPDYKELVELFKGTTMD